One genomic region from Bombus terrestris chromosome 15, iyBomTerr1.2, whole genome shotgun sequence encodes:
- the LOC100642264 gene encoding NADP-dependent malic enzyme isoform X2 yields the protein MFVLQRSILSPSSRNCAGSWARMLPPTHPAAKDIQRIYREIHEVSGDVVPINMVKGIGHLRDPRLNKGLAFTLQERISLGIHGLQPPRFKTQEEQLALCKASVMKYTEDLNRYLYLVELQERNERLFFRLLSENIEQMMPIVYTPTVGLACQKFGVIYRRPRGLFITIYDKGHIYEILNNWPEQAVRAICVTDGERILGLGDLGACGMGIPVGKLALYTALAGIKPHQCLPITIDVGTNNEQLRDDPHYIGLNKPRSQGAEYDELIDEFMAACVKKYGQNVLIQFEDFGNHNAFRFLDKYRDKYCTFNDDIQGTAAVAVAGILASKRITKKSMSQNKFVFLGAGEAAIGIADLCVKAMEADGCTEQEARNNIWMMDIDGLLVKNRPEGNLEGHKIWYAKDHKVMKSLLEVVKEVKPTVLIGASAAAGAFTPEVLREMAKINERPLIFALSNPTIKAECTAQQAYDYTNGKCIFSSGSPFGEVHYNGKVYKPGQGNNAYIFPGIALGVIATGCHHITEDLFLISAQAVADHVKDEDLEVGSLYPPLSTIRECSIDIAVRIADYAYAKTGLASEYPEPKDKREFIVSKMYDANYDSPLPNLYDWPGDYAKPRVLPDKL from the exons ATGTTCGTCCTGCAGAGGTCTATATT ATCGCCCAGCAGCAGAAATTGTGCAGGATCATGGGCGCGAATGCTGCCACCTACGCATCCTGCTGCAAAAGATATTCAAAGGATATACAGAGAAATCCACGAAGTGTCTGGAGATGTCGTACCTATCAATATGGTGAAAGGTATTGGCCATTTGAGGGACCCTCGACTTAATAAG GGACTGGCATTTACTTTGCAAGAAAGAATATCCTTAGGTATACACGGCTTGCAACCACCAAGATTCAAAACTCAGGAAGAACAATTGGCTCTGTGCAAGGCCTCAGTCATGAAGTATACTGAGGATTTAAATCGGTATCTTTATCTCGTGGAATTACag GAAAGAAACGAGAGATTGTTTTTTCGTCTATTAAGTGAAAACATCGAGCAGATGATGCCAATCGTATATACTCCTACCGTCGGATTAGCCTGTCAGAAGTTTGGCGTTATCTATCGCAGACCTCGTGGATTATTTATCACAATATATGATAAAGGTCACATTTACGAGATCTTAAACAACTG GCCTGAGCAAGCGGTTCGTGCAATTTGCGTAACAGATGGAGAGAGAATTCTCGGTCTCGGTGATCTCGGTGCTTGTGGGATGGGAATTCCGGTAGGAAAATTAGCTCTTTACACCGCCCTGGCTGGCATAAAACCACACCAATGCCTACCAATTACTATCGACGTCGGCACAAATAACGAACAGCTAAGAGACGATCCTCATTATATTGGTCTTAACAAACCCAGAAGTCAAGGCGCTGAATATGATGAATTGATTGATGAATTTATGGCTGCTTGCGTGAAAAAATATGGCCAAAATGTTCTCATTCAA TTCGAGGATTTCGGAAATCACAATGCCTTTCGTTTCTTAGATAAATATCGCGACAAGTATTGTACGTTTAACGATGATATACAAGGTACTGCCGCAGTTGCGGTTGCTGGAATTTTAGCATCGAAAAGAATAACCAAGAAATCTATGTCCCAaaataaattcgtatttttggGTGCTGGTGAG GCAGCCATTGGAATAGCTGACCTTTGTGTTAAAGCAATGGAAGCAGATGGTTGTACTGAACAGGAagcacgtaataatatttgGATGATGGATATTGATGGATTGCTCGTTAAAAATCGACCAGAAGGTAACCTGGAAGGTCATAAGATCTGGTATGCGAAAGATCACAAAGTGATGAAATCACTATTGGAAGTTGTAAAAGAAGTGAAACCAACTGTTCTAATTG GTGCTTCAGCAGCAGCAGGAGCATTCACTCCTGAAGTCTTGAGAGAAATGGCCAAAATCAATGAAAGACCTTTGATCTTTGCATTGAGTAATCCAACTATCAAAGCAGAGTGCACAGCTCAACAAGCTTACGATTATACAaat GGAAAATGCATTTTCTCGTCGGGTTCTCCGTTTGGCGAAGTGCACTATAACGGAAAAGTATATAAACCTGGACAAGGAAACAACGCGTACATTTTTCCTGGAATCGCATTGGGCGTCATCGCGACTGGATGTCATCACATTACAGAAGATTTATTCCTAATCTCGGCTCAAGCTGTTGCTGATCACGTGAAAGACGAAGATCTCGAAGTGGGCAGTCTCTACCCACCGTTAAGCACTATTCGTGAATGTTCAATTGATATCGCCGTACGAATTGCTGACTACGCTTACGCTAAAA CTGGGTTGGCAAGTGAGTATCCAGAACCAAAAGACAAACGCGAATTTATTGTAAGTAAGATGTACGATGCTAACTATGACAGTCCACTGCCAAATCTTTACGACTGGCCAGGAGATTATGCCAAACCACGTGTTTTACCAGATAA ATTATGA
- the LOC100643424 gene encoding RWD domain-containing protein 1, with protein sequence MDYKDEQHNEIEALESIYCGELEILAVEPFYTFSIPIKTEEYEPGTGNGLSCSLEFTYTEKYPDESLLISIEEHENFGEGNAEKLKEHLMEQMNENLGMVMVFTLVSAAQEWLNVQWDKIKLKREESAAQKLREEEEAERKKFEGTRVTVETFLSWKEKFDEEMGYTKRREMAEREGKKLTGRELFMTDKTLDQSDLKFLDDDSVKVDESLFQNLDDLELEDDDDDDPDYEPNVSDDSA encoded by the exons aTGGATTATAAAGATGAGCAACACAATGAAATCGAAGCTTTGGAGTCAATTTATTGTGGAGAATTGGAAA TTTTAGCTGTAGAaccattttatacattttccatACCTATTAAAACTGAAGAGTATGAACCAGGTACTGGGAATGGCCTCAGCTGTTCATTGGAATTTACATATACTGAAAAATATCCAGATGAGTCACTTCTTatatcgatagaggaacatgaAAACTTCGGAGAAGGAAATGCTGAGAAATTAAAGGAACATCTGATGGAACAAATGAATGAAAACCTTGGAATGGTCATGGTATTTACTTTAGTTAGTGCTGCTCAGGAGTGGCTTAATGTACAGTGggataaaattaaattgaaaagagAAGAGAGTGCAGCACAAAAACtcagagaagaggaagaagcagAAAGA AAAAAGTTTGAGGGAACACGAGTTACGGTTGAAACATTTTTAAGttggaaagaaaaatttgatGAAGAAATGGGATAcacaaaaagaagagaaatggcTGAGAGAGAAGGGAAAAAATTAACTGGTAGAGAATTATTTATGACTGACAAAACATTGGATCAGTCTGATTTGAAGTTCTTAGATGATG ATTCTGTTAAAGTAGACGAAAGTCTGTTTCAAAATCTTGATGATTTGGAACTAGAAGATGACGATGATGACGATCCTGATTATGAGCCAAACGTTTCTGACGATAGTGCCTAA
- the LOC100642264 gene encoding NADP-dependent malic enzyme isoform X1: MFVLQRSILSPSSRNCAGSWARMLPPTHPAAKDIQRIYREIHEVSGDVVPINMVKGIGHLRDPRLNKGLAFTLQERISLGIHGLQPPRFKTQEEQLALCKASVMKYTEDLNRYLYLVELQERNERLFFRLLSENIEQMMPIVYTPTVGLACQKFGVIYRRPRGLFITIYDKGHIYEILNNWPEQAVRAICVTDGERILGLGDLGACGMGIPVGKLALYTALAGIKPHQCLPITIDVGTNNEQLRDDPHYIGLNKPRSQGAEYDELIDEFMAACVKKYGQNVLIQFEDFGNHNAFRFLDKYRDKYCTFNDDIQGTAAVAVAGILASKRITKKSMSQNKFVFLGAGEAAIGIADLCVKAMEADGCTEQEARNNIWMMDIDGLLVKNRPEGNLEGHKIWYAKDHKVMKSLLEVVKEVKPTVLIGASAAAGAFTPEVLREMAKINERPLIFALSNPTIKAECTAQQAYDYTNGKCIFSSGSPFGEVHYNGKVYKPGQGNNAYIFPGIALGVIATGCHHITEDLFLISAQAVADHVKDEDLEVGSLYPPLSTIRECSIDIAVRIADYAYAKTGLASEYPEPKDKREFIVSKMYDANYDSPLPNLYDWPGDYAKPRVLPDKDTVEIRHDLKHL; encoded by the exons ATGTTCGTCCTGCAGAGGTCTATATT ATCGCCCAGCAGCAGAAATTGTGCAGGATCATGGGCGCGAATGCTGCCACCTACGCATCCTGCTGCAAAAGATATTCAAAGGATATACAGAGAAATCCACGAAGTGTCTGGAGATGTCGTACCTATCAATATGGTGAAAGGTATTGGCCATTTGAGGGACCCTCGACTTAATAAG GGACTGGCATTTACTTTGCAAGAAAGAATATCCTTAGGTATACACGGCTTGCAACCACCAAGATTCAAAACTCAGGAAGAACAATTGGCTCTGTGCAAGGCCTCAGTCATGAAGTATACTGAGGATTTAAATCGGTATCTTTATCTCGTGGAATTACag GAAAGAAACGAGAGATTGTTTTTTCGTCTATTAAGTGAAAACATCGAGCAGATGATGCCAATCGTATATACTCCTACCGTCGGATTAGCCTGTCAGAAGTTTGGCGTTATCTATCGCAGACCTCGTGGATTATTTATCACAATATATGATAAAGGTCACATTTACGAGATCTTAAACAACTG GCCTGAGCAAGCGGTTCGTGCAATTTGCGTAACAGATGGAGAGAGAATTCTCGGTCTCGGTGATCTCGGTGCTTGTGGGATGGGAATTCCGGTAGGAAAATTAGCTCTTTACACCGCCCTGGCTGGCATAAAACCACACCAATGCCTACCAATTACTATCGACGTCGGCACAAATAACGAACAGCTAAGAGACGATCCTCATTATATTGGTCTTAACAAACCCAGAAGTCAAGGCGCTGAATATGATGAATTGATTGATGAATTTATGGCTGCTTGCGTGAAAAAATATGGCCAAAATGTTCTCATTCAA TTCGAGGATTTCGGAAATCACAATGCCTTTCGTTTCTTAGATAAATATCGCGACAAGTATTGTACGTTTAACGATGATATACAAGGTACTGCCGCAGTTGCGGTTGCTGGAATTTTAGCATCGAAAAGAATAACCAAGAAATCTATGTCCCAaaataaattcgtatttttggGTGCTGGTGAG GCAGCCATTGGAATAGCTGACCTTTGTGTTAAAGCAATGGAAGCAGATGGTTGTACTGAACAGGAagcacgtaataatatttgGATGATGGATATTGATGGATTGCTCGTTAAAAATCGACCAGAAGGTAACCTGGAAGGTCATAAGATCTGGTATGCGAAAGATCACAAAGTGATGAAATCACTATTGGAAGTTGTAAAAGAAGTGAAACCAACTGTTCTAATTG GTGCTTCAGCAGCAGCAGGAGCATTCACTCCTGAAGTCTTGAGAGAAATGGCCAAAATCAATGAAAGACCTTTGATCTTTGCATTGAGTAATCCAACTATCAAAGCAGAGTGCACAGCTCAACAAGCTTACGATTATACAaat GGAAAATGCATTTTCTCGTCGGGTTCTCCGTTTGGCGAAGTGCACTATAACGGAAAAGTATATAAACCTGGACAAGGAAACAACGCGTACATTTTTCCTGGAATCGCATTGGGCGTCATCGCGACTGGATGTCATCACATTACAGAAGATTTATTCCTAATCTCGGCTCAAGCTGTTGCTGATCACGTGAAAGACGAAGATCTCGAAGTGGGCAGTCTCTACCCACCGTTAAGCACTATTCGTGAATGTTCAATTGATATCGCCGTACGAATTGCTGACTACGCTTACGCTAAAA CTGGGTTGGCAAGTGAGTATCCAGAACCAAAAGACAAACGCGAATTTATTGTAAGTAAGATGTACGATGCTAACTATGACAGTCCACTGCCAAATCTTTACGACTGGCCAGGAGATTATGCCAAACCACGTGTTTTACCAGATAA AGACACTGTAGAAATCCGCCACGATTTAAAACATCTGTAG